The Corylus avellana chromosome ca8, CavTom2PMs-1.0 genome has a segment encoding these proteins:
- the LOC132190176 gene encoding probable WRKY transcription factor 40 translates to MEAAHASCKEKVETLQDDLKCLRKENETLRFMLDVMNSKCNILQAHLQEAKARQMDINLTQPGFNHEANKRARTSEVPIHNKTQRILVRTDSDDHGNSLIVRDGYQWRKYGQKVTKDNPSPRAYFRCSMAPACPVKKKVQRCREDKSVLVATYDGQHNHDVHGSSLGDSSSSSDYTMARGSMANIISPPRMPNNNDPFLPPTALDLTLSAPHQENRRPFQNSVEDSHNNSYNNIAEYAASLTKDPNFTAALAAAVASSITQQPKLSKI, encoded by the exons ATGGAAGCAGCTCATGCCTCTTGTAAAGAAAAG GTGGAAACCCTCCAAGATGACTTGAAGTGTTTGAGAAAAGAGAATGAAACTTTAAGATTCATGCTTGACGTTATGAACAGCAAATGCAACATTCTTCAAGCCCATCTCCAAGAGGCAAAAGCAAGACAAATGGACATCAATCTCACTCAACCAGGCTTTAACCATGAAGCAAACAAGAGAGCACGGACATCCGAGGTTCCAATACATAATAAGACACAAAGAATCCTAGTGAGAACCGACTCTGATGATCACGGCAACAGCCTA ATAGTGAGAGATGGCTATCAATGGAGGAAATATGGGCAGAAGGTCACCAAAGACAACCCATCACCAAGAGCTTATTTCAGGTGTTCCATGGCTCCAGCATGCCCTGTCAAAAAGAAG GTACAAAGGTGTCGGGAAGACAAGTCTGTTCTTGTGGCAACATATGATGGGCAACACAACCATGATGTTCATGGTTCTTCTCTTGGGGActcttcatcttcatcagaTTATACAATGGCCAGAGGCTCAATGGCAAATATTATTTCTCCTCCACGCATGCCTAATAATAACGACCCATTTCTCCCACCTACGGCGCTCGATCTTACTCTCTCTGCTCCTCATCAAGAAAATCGAAGACCCTTTCAAAATTCTGTGGAAGATTCCCACAACAACAGCTACAACAATATTGCAGAATATGCTGCCTCTTTAACAAAGGATCCTAACTTCACTGCAGCTTTAGCTGCAGCTGTTGCAAGCTCCATCACCCAACAACCTAAACTATCAAAGATTTGA
- the LOC132190535 gene encoding probable WRKY transcription factor 40 isoform X1 encodes MDSNYCLHTSLDLNLNSFPHIINEDEAPPPKREFVGDFALVNDEKAPVKEEKREFVGGLAQVNDGKAQAPVKEEACLAGELDRVSSENKKLTEMLAHLCENYNTLQTHLMDLACKNSKNEAINSRKRKAESDYYSRNLIGIDGNTECSSSDEESCKRPKENIKTKASRVCVRTDASDKSLIVKDGYQWRKYGQKVTRDNPSPRAYFKCSFAPSCPVKKKVQRSAEDPCILVAIYEGVHNHMSPSHAEISLRSSQCANHGSSIHISSPMRSSAPTMTLDLIQPGLSCRAKSSIQEVESPPLQQFLVQQMASSLTRDPNFTAALAAAISGRILDSTN; translated from the exons ATGGACTCAAACTACTGCCTCCACACGTCTCTCGACCTCAACCTTAACTCCTTCCCTCACATCATCAATGAAGATGAAGCTCCTCCTCCG AAGAGAGAGTTTGTGGGAGATTTTGCTCTGGTTAATGATGAGAAAGCACCTGTTAAAGAAGAG AAGAGAGAGTTTGTGGGAGGTTTGGCTCAGGTCAATGATGGGAAAGCACAAGCACCGGTTAAAGAAGAG GCTTGCCTAGCCGGGGAGTTGGATCGGGTGAGCTCTGAGAACAAGAAGCTGACAGAAATGCTAGCTCACTTATGTGAGAATTACAATACTTTGCAAACCCATTTGATGGATCTGGCATGCAAGAACTCCAAAAATGAAGCCATCAATTCCAGGAAGAGAAAGGCTGAGAGTGACTACTATAGCCGGAATTTGATTGGAATTGATGGAAATACAGAGTGCAGCTCTAGTGACGAAGAGTCATGTAAAAGACCAAAGGAAAACATCAAGACAAAGGCTTCAAGGGTTTGTGTACGGACTGATGCATCAGATAAGAGCCTA ATTGTGAAGGATGGATATCAATGGAGAAAATATGGTCAGAAGGTCACTAGAGACAACCCTTCTCCTAGAGCTTATTTTAAGTGCTCTTTTGCACCCAGCTGCCCAGTCAAGAAGAAG GTGCAAAGAAGTGCTGAGGATCCATGTATCCTGGTGGCTATTTATGAAGGGGTGCACAACCACATGAGCCCTTCTCATGCTGAAATATCATTACGGTCGAGCCAATGTGCAAACCATGGTTCTTCTATTCACATATCATCACCCATGAGATCTTCAGCTCCTACAATGACCCTTGATTTGATCCAACCAGGGTTGTCATGTAGAGCCAAGAGCTCCATCCAAGAAGTTGAATCACCACCCCTCCAACAGTTCTTGGTCCAACAAATGGCTTCCTCCTTGACAAGAGATCCCAATTTCACAGCAGCACTTGCCGCAGCCATTTCAGGAAGAATTTTAGACTCCACTAactga
- the LOC132190535 gene encoding probable WRKY transcription factor 40 isoform X2, translated as MDSNYCLHTSLDLNLNSFPHIINEDEAPPPKREFVGDFALVNDEKAPVKEEREFVGGLAQVNDGKAQAPVKEEACLAGELDRVSSENKKLTEMLAHLCENYNTLQTHLMDLACKNSKNEAINSRKRKAESDYYSRNLIGIDGNTECSSSDEESCKRPKENIKTKASRVCVRTDASDKSLIVKDGYQWRKYGQKVTRDNPSPRAYFKCSFAPSCPVKKKVQRSAEDPCILVAIYEGVHNHMSPSHAEISLRSSQCANHGSSIHISSPMRSSAPTMTLDLIQPGLSCRAKSSIQEVESPPLQQFLVQQMASSLTRDPNFTAALAAAISGRILDSTN; from the exons ATGGACTCAAACTACTGCCTCCACACGTCTCTCGACCTCAACCTTAACTCCTTCCCTCACATCATCAATGAAGATGAAGCTCCTCCTCCG AAGAGAGAGTTTGTGGGAGATTTTGCTCTGGTTAATGATGAGAAAGCACCTGTTAAAGAAGAG AGAGAGTTTGTGGGAGGTTTGGCTCAGGTCAATGATGGGAAAGCACAAGCACCGGTTAAAGAAGAG GCTTGCCTAGCCGGGGAGTTGGATCGGGTGAGCTCTGAGAACAAGAAGCTGACAGAAATGCTAGCTCACTTATGTGAGAATTACAATACTTTGCAAACCCATTTGATGGATCTGGCATGCAAGAACTCCAAAAATGAAGCCATCAATTCCAGGAAGAGAAAGGCTGAGAGTGACTACTATAGCCGGAATTTGATTGGAATTGATGGAAATACAGAGTGCAGCTCTAGTGACGAAGAGTCATGTAAAAGACCAAAGGAAAACATCAAGACAAAGGCTTCAAGGGTTTGTGTACGGACTGATGCATCAGATAAGAGCCTA ATTGTGAAGGATGGATATCAATGGAGAAAATATGGTCAGAAGGTCACTAGAGACAACCCTTCTCCTAGAGCTTATTTTAAGTGCTCTTTTGCACCCAGCTGCCCAGTCAAGAAGAAG GTGCAAAGAAGTGCTGAGGATCCATGTATCCTGGTGGCTATTTATGAAGGGGTGCACAACCACATGAGCCCTTCTCATGCTGAAATATCATTACGGTCGAGCCAATGTGCAAACCATGGTTCTTCTATTCACATATCATCACCCATGAGATCTTCAGCTCCTACAATGACCCTTGATTTGATCCAACCAGGGTTGTCATGTAGAGCCAAGAGCTCCATCCAAGAAGTTGAATCACCACCCCTCCAACAGTTCTTGGTCCAACAAATGGCTTCCTCCTTGACAAGAGATCCCAATTTCACAGCAGCACTTGCCGCAGCCATTTCAGGAAGAATTTTAGACTCCACTAactga